Genomic window (Strix aluco isolate bStrAlu1 chromosome 22, bStrAlu1.hap1, whole genome shotgun sequence):
CAGTAAGAAGAGGGAATGCTGAAAACCATTTTCTGACATGAACAATCCATCCTTCTCTTGAAATTGTCTTTATACAAATTACTAGTATAAAAACCTAATGCTTACTTTATAGGTAAACCTTACACCTGCCTTCCTAGGGTGAATTAGATCTACTCATGTGGAAAGGTAATCAGTAATTTCAAAAGGCAGTGTGGGAATGGCCAAGCATACATGGAAACCAATGCACTTGCCATTCTCAGTGCAAACACCTCAGTGATTTCTGTGCTCAGCAGGTGTCGAGGTTggtatttgagaagaaaaaacagtgacTACACTTAACTGTTTCACTTGGAAGTGAAGACAATAATAAATACCTGCATTTGTTACAAGTAGAAAGCAAGGCTTTCAGACATTCTTCTTAAAAATTGGGTAATTTTTTTGATAGCTCTAAGTTATGTAAGCCATGGTAAGCTGTAAAAATTAGTTTACAGTCTAAATAATGTCTCAGTGTTccaaaaaaatgttgctgtagGCTAGATGGAAGTTCCCTTGGTAAACAACTATAAACAGCTAAATCTTTATTCCTCCACAGGCCATCTTGCCTCTCAAACTCAAAAATCTACATTTGCATACTTGTGCCTACTGAGAAATGCTTTTTATGTGCCTCTTCGCGGTTTGACAGGGCAAAGTTGTCAAATATTCTTGGTTTAATACATATAGTGCTTCTTGATCAAAAGAAAATAGGTAAGAAGGGAGTTTTATGTTGCACAAATGCAGAAGTTACATGCATTTTCAATGATAAAATCCCTGCCTTGTGCTTAGCCATTAACAAAAAGAAAGGGGTGACCACACATGGCCGCTGAATTGGGCTGAAAGAGGTTGATGCACTGTCAGCTGCCAGAAGTCAATTTTAAAACTTATGCTTTGATAAATCCTAGTTAAGGGATAGCTATGTTTTTTGAAACATCAGCATTATAGAAGGGTAAAGAGGCAAACTAATAGCACTGCggagtattttctttcctgtctccCACTCTCAAACTATTGGACTGTCTCTGTCTTTACAGGACATTAAGTGACAGATGTTCCTGGTTTGAAAAAGAAGACTTAAAGGAGTGTGAAAAAACATGGATTCTGTTACTGAAAGGCATCAGTGAAGACTTACAATGCACGAACTGGCAATCCGTGCCCAGTTTTCCAGAGTTCTTTGGAAAGGTAGCGTGTTCTATCCTTGTCTGCACCTTGTGTCCTGCTAACAATAGTGACAGCCTGAACAATGATGATGTTAACAGGGAAGcaatctgaaatacattttaaatagatgGTTTTCAGCAAGGACAACCAAAGGGGCTTTATTTTTGCAGTATGGCAAATTCTTTACAACATTTTGCTGGGAAGAGGTAACCTGTATAAGTATACTGACTGCTCGTAAGCACTAGCATCTCCCTAACAGAATAAAACTGGAAAAGGCAAACTGTAACAGAGAGGTTCATTACACAGACACAACCATTAGAGCGCTCTGATAGCATTAGGCAATTATCAGAACACACAAGCCACAGTCCTtctaaagttaatttttttttttcctgaacagtaGCAGGTGGTTGTTTTCATCCTTAGTCTCTATGGAACATATTAAAAGAGTACCTTATTGTATCAATTTAGAAATGTTAAAGGAAGACACACATTGCATAAACTCCAGGAAGTCCTTGATTGCTTTACAAGTGCTGGAGATGGATGAAAATagaatgttctttttttcaaTGTAGTTTAGCCTTCTCCCTGTTTGTAATATGTTCAGCCTTGGTTTTATGTAGTGATTGAACTGCATTTGTTTGAAGACATTATATGTGTGTGTTACAGAGTTCTGAGGAAGAGAGTCTACAGAAACAAGAAGTCTTTACAATTGGAATGAAAGACTTTCAGTGGGTACCATTCCCATCTTTTTGCAAAGAACAATGTCTAAAATTGAAAAATCTTAGCACGCATCAGCTAACAGAGAGCCCGATGGACCATTTACATAAAGGACAGGACCAAGCAGATAAATTGAAAAGTTTAGTTTCTACAGCTGAAAAAACATGCTGTGTAGCTATTACAGATCAAGCCAAAAATATGGTTGGGGAAGACACAGAAGTTATCTCAAACCCAGAGGTAAGTCCCAGATCACATAAACTCACTCAAGCCAGCTCTACACGCAACTCGGCATTGTTGCAAAGCTCTGCAAAAGCTTTCAGCTTTCAACAGCAGTGCAGAGGGACTGTACAGAACAgctgggaaaacagaaaagaaaatgatagGAAAGAGCTTCAAATACAAACACATCAAGGGATTATTTCATTTGGTGAGGCCGGACACGTGCCTGCAGAAGAGCAGCCACCTCTTGCGAGCGTACCTGGAAGTGAAAGCTGGAAGAAGATGGAAAATCCGAGTGAAGCATCTTCAACTCTTGACAGCTGTCCAATGTGTCAGATGCATTTCAGCAGAACGTAAGTCTTTTCTTAACAACTTCACAGTATGCAAAACCTAAAATGGCTCTGGATGCATTTTCTATATACAAAATAATGAAagttatatacataaatatgtatatatactatATACAAAATGATGAAAATAGACAAAACTTCTAGTGTAAGGTACTATTTTCACTATCAAAATTACCTACTTTTCATTCAGTTTAGAGGTTCATGATTACTAGTACTGCTTCAAAAGAAAGCAACATTTGAGCTCTTTGGTAAACATTGCTAGTATATGCAGAATTAGCATTTTTAAGTACTTGAGTATGAAAAGACCTTTTTGTGAAATTTCTATCATAATCCAAATACCATTCCAGTGCAGCATTCTTGATAGTTAAACGCCAACTTTAGAGCTAAAGTGTTTAATCTCATACCTGTCCCTTTCTCTTCAAGATCGAGACTGTTACAGTGACACTGGTACCTGTACAGCAAGTACCTGGGCGCCTTTAGCTGAGCAACTGTGCTCTTCATTTTAGAGATCACTTTCAAGGTCTGGGCGAGATGGAAGGAAGCAGATTTCATCAGCTAAATGATACTTCAGTCCTCCATTGCTGTCAGGCtacttttatgaaagaaaaaatcctcCCTCCCATCAATTGAGTATCTACTCTGCAGTAATAGTTATGATGTCTCTTGAAATTACACCATTTAATAGGATTTAGGCTGTCAGAGTTGCTGAAAACGTGCTTTTCAACAGGTGCACTAACACTGCAAGGTGTACTGGCTGcaactttgttttcttccagaggCTGAACAAGGAGACAAAAGGATGGCTTCATTAATAAATGGTGGTCATTATAGCAAGAGATTTAGACAAAGGCTGAACATACTTCAGGTCTTTATATTTGGTTCCATGCAAGTGGTAACTGTGCT
Coding sequences:
- the FAAP20 gene encoding Fanconi anemia core complex-associated protein 20 → MSEEGAAKLRLKPRKAPAACSREPSPGREPPRRRQTLSDRCSWFEKEDLKECEKTWILLLKGISEDLQCTNWQSVPSFPEFFGKSSEEESLQKQEVFTIGMKDFQWVPFPSFCKEQCLKLKNLSTHQLTESPMDHLHKGQDQADKLKSLVSTAEKTCCVAITDQAKNMVGEDTEVISNPEVSPRSHKLTQASSTRNSALLQSSAKAFSFQQQCRGTVQNSWENRKENDRKELQIQTHQGIISFGEAGHVPAEEQPPLASVPGSESWKKMENPSEASSTLDSCPMCQMHFSRTLSQLDIDGHLARCLSESADDVMW